A region of Phalacrocorax carbo chromosome 9, bPhaCar2.1, whole genome shotgun sequence DNA encodes the following proteins:
- the SEL1L gene encoding protein sel-1 homolog 1 isoform X2, with protein MGRRGCLGVLLLCLAALWAGRLAAADEEGNQEESLESKTLSAEDQVKDHSAGTPVVAGQIFLESGKSDSESEDEENFQSQEEEKENSLEELNSLEMSNLLNKDLEEAEMQSPVLTAIGGTADGEPCHFPFLFMEKEYVECTADGREDGRLWCATTYDYKKDQKWGFCETEEQSNKRRQMQEAEDVYQTGMKILNGSSKKAQKKEAYQYLLKAADMNHTKAMEKVSYALLFGDYLKQNIQSSKELFEKLTEEGSPKGQMALGFLYASGLGVNSSQAKALVYYTFGALGGNLIAHMILGYRYWAGIGVLQSCESALTHYRLVANHVASDISLTGGTVVQRIRLADEVENPGMASGMLEEDLIQYYQFLAEKGDVQAQVGLGQLHLHGGRGVEQNHQRAFEYFNQAANAGNSHAMAFLGKMYSEGSDVVPQSNETALQYFKKAADMGNPVGQSGLGMAYLYGRGVPVNYELALKYFQKAAEQGWVDGQLQLGSMYYNGIGVKRDYKQALKYFNLASQGGHILAFYNLAQMHATGTGVMRSCHTAVELFKNVCERGRWSERLMTAYNSYKDGDSNSAVVQYLLLAEQGYEVAQSNAAFILDQKASIVGENETYPRALLHWNRAASQGYTVARIKLGDYHFYGFGTDVDYETAFIHYRLASEQQHSAQAMFNLGYMHEKGLGIKQDIHLAKRFYDMAAEASPDAQVPVFLALCKLGVIYSLQYVREINIREVFSHIDMDQLLGPEWDLYLMTIIALLLGTIIAYRQRQHQAIPRPAGLRPAVPQQEPPPEHQPPQ; from the exons ATGGGGCGGCGGGGGTGCCttggggtgctgctgctgtgcctcgCGGCGCTGTGGGCCGGCCGGCTGGCCGCGGCCG ATGAAGAAGGAAATCAAGAAGAATCACTGGAGTCAAAG ACTTTATCTGCAGAGGACCAGGTAAAGGACCATTCCGCAGGAACTCCGGTGGTAGCAGGTCAGATCTTCCTTGAATCAGGGAAATCAGACTCTGAGTCAGAGGATGAAGAGAACTTTCAGagtcaggaggaagaaaaagagaattctCTGGAAGAGTTGAACTCTCTAGAAATGTCAAATCTATTGAATAAGGATTTGGAAGAAGCAGAAATGCAGAGCCCAG ttttgacagCTATTGGAGGCACTGCAGATGGTGAACCTTGCCACTTCCCCTTTTTGTTTATGGAGAAGGAGTATGTGGAGTGCACTGCAGATGGGAGGGAAGATGGCAGGCTTTGGTGTGCAACAACCTATGATTACAAAAAAGATCAAAAGTGGGGCTTCTGTGAAA CTGAAGAGCAGTCTAATAAGAGAAGGCAGATGCAAGAAGCTGAGGATGTTTATCAGACTGGAATGAAAATCCTTAATGGAAGCAGTAAAAAGGCTCAGAAGAAAGA agcaTATCAATatcttctgaaagcagctgaCATGAATCATACCAAGGCAATGGAGAAAGTGTCTTACGCTTTGTTGTTTGGGGATTACTTGAAGCAGAACATCCAGTCATCAAAAGAACTATTTGAAAAACTAACAGAAGAAGGTTCTCCTAAAGGACAAATG gCTCTTGGATTTCTTTATGCATCTGGTCTAGGAGTCAATTCTAGTCAAGCTAAG gCCCTGGTGTATTACACTTTTGGAGCTTTAGGAGGAAACCTGATTGCCCATATGATCTTG ggTTACCGGTACTGGGCTGGGATAGGAGTCCTTCAAAGTTGTGAATCTGCTCTGACTCACTACCGACTTGTAGCTAATCACG TTGCTAGTGACATTTCTTTGACTGGCGGCACAGTGGTTCAGCGAATTCGCTTAGCAGATGAAGTAGAAAATCCAGGAATGGCAAGTGGGATGCTAGAAGAAGACCTGATTCAGTACTATCAGTTTTTAGCAGAGAAAGGAGATGTACAAGCACAG GTTGGTCTTGGACAGTTGCACTTGcatggaggaagaggagtaGAGCAAAATCATCAG CGAGCATTTGAGTACTTCAATCAAGCAGCTAATGCTGGAAATTCACATGCCATGGCCTTTCTAGGGAAG ATGTACTCAGAAGGAAGTGATGTTGTACCTCAGAGCAATGAAACAGCTCTTCAGTATTTCAAGAAAGCTGCTGATATG gGTAATCCAGTTGGACAGAGTGGATTAGGAATGGCTTACCTCTACGGAAGAGGTGTTCCAGTG AACTATGAGCTAGCGCTGAAGTATTTCCAGAAGGCTGCAGAACAGGGATGGGTTGATGGACAACTTCAACTAGGTTCCATGTATTACA aTGGCATTGGAGTCAAGCGAGACTATAAACaagctttgaaatattttaacttgGCCTCCCAGGGTGGCCACATTCTGGCTTTTTATAACCTGGCTCAGATGCATGCTACTGGCACTGGAGTGATGCGTTCCTGTCATACTGCTGTTGAG TTGTTCAAGAACGTATGCGAACGGGGACGCTGGTCTGAAAGACTGATGACTGCCTACAACAGCTATAAAGATGGTGATTCAAATTCTGCTGTGGTTCAGTATCTTCTTCTGGCAGAACAAGGCTATGAAGTTGCACAAAGCAATGCTGCTTTCATACTTGATCAGA AAGCTAGCATAGTAGGAGAAAATGAAACCTATCCTCGAGCTTTGCTTCACTGGAATAGAGCAGCTTCTCAAG GATATACTGTTGCAAGAATTAAACTTGGAGATTACCATTTTTATGGCTTTGGTACTGATGTTGATTATGAAACTGCATTTATTCACTATCGACTGGCATCAGAGCAACAGCATAGTGCCCAAGCAATGTTTAATCTGGGCTACATGCATGAGAAGGGATTGGGCATCAAGCAG GATATTCATCTTGCAAAACGATTCTATGACATGGCAGCTGAAGCAAGCCCAGATGCTCAGGTTCCAGTCTTCCTAGCACTTTGCAAGCTTGGAGTGATTTATTCCTTGCAATACGTCCGAGAAATCAAC
- the SEL1L gene encoding protein sel-1 homolog 1 isoform X1: MGRRGCLGVLLLCLAALWAGRLAAADEEGNQEESLESKTLSAEDQVKDHSAGTPVVAGQIFLESGKSDSESEDEENFQSQEEEKENSLEELNSLEMSNLLNKDLEEAEMQSPVLTAIGGTADGEPCHFPFLFMEKEYVECTADGREDGRLWCATTYDYKKDQKWGFCETEEQSNKRRQMQEAEDVYQTGMKILNGSSKKAQKKEAYQYLLKAADMNHTKAMEKVSYALLFGDYLKQNIQSSKELFEKLTEEGSPKGQMALGFLYASGLGVNSSQAKALVYYTFGALGGNLIAHMILGYRYWAGIGVLQSCESALTHYRLVANHVASDISLTGGTVVQRIRLADEVENPGMASGMLEEDLIQYYQFLAEKGDVQAQVGLGQLHLHGGRGVEQNHQRAFEYFNQAANAGNSHAMAFLGKMYSEGSDVVPQSNETALQYFKKAADMGNPVGQSGLGMAYLYGRGVPVNYELALKYFQKAAEQGWVDGQLQLGSMYYNGIGVKRDYKQALKYFNLASQGGHILAFYNLAQMHATGTGVMRSCHTAVELFKNVCERGRWSERLMTAYNSYKDGDSNSAVVQYLLLAEQGYEVAQSNAAFILDQKEASIVGENETYPRALLHWNRAASQGYTVARIKLGDYHFYGFGTDVDYETAFIHYRLASEQQHSAQAMFNLGYMHEKGLGIKQDIHLAKRFYDMAAEASPDAQVPVFLALCKLGVIYSLQYVREINIREVFSHIDMDQLLGPEWDLYLMTIIALLLGTIIAYRQRQHQAIPRPAGLRPAVPQQEPPPEHQPPQ, from the exons ATGGGGCGGCGGGGGTGCCttggggtgctgctgctgtgcctcgCGGCGCTGTGGGCCGGCCGGCTGGCCGCGGCCG ATGAAGAAGGAAATCAAGAAGAATCACTGGAGTCAAAG ACTTTATCTGCAGAGGACCAGGTAAAGGACCATTCCGCAGGAACTCCGGTGGTAGCAGGTCAGATCTTCCTTGAATCAGGGAAATCAGACTCTGAGTCAGAGGATGAAGAGAACTTTCAGagtcaggaggaagaaaaagagaattctCTGGAAGAGTTGAACTCTCTAGAAATGTCAAATCTATTGAATAAGGATTTGGAAGAAGCAGAAATGCAGAGCCCAG ttttgacagCTATTGGAGGCACTGCAGATGGTGAACCTTGCCACTTCCCCTTTTTGTTTATGGAGAAGGAGTATGTGGAGTGCACTGCAGATGGGAGGGAAGATGGCAGGCTTTGGTGTGCAACAACCTATGATTACAAAAAAGATCAAAAGTGGGGCTTCTGTGAAA CTGAAGAGCAGTCTAATAAGAGAAGGCAGATGCAAGAAGCTGAGGATGTTTATCAGACTGGAATGAAAATCCTTAATGGAAGCAGTAAAAAGGCTCAGAAGAAAGA agcaTATCAATatcttctgaaagcagctgaCATGAATCATACCAAGGCAATGGAGAAAGTGTCTTACGCTTTGTTGTTTGGGGATTACTTGAAGCAGAACATCCAGTCATCAAAAGAACTATTTGAAAAACTAACAGAAGAAGGTTCTCCTAAAGGACAAATG gCTCTTGGATTTCTTTATGCATCTGGTCTAGGAGTCAATTCTAGTCAAGCTAAG gCCCTGGTGTATTACACTTTTGGAGCTTTAGGAGGAAACCTGATTGCCCATATGATCTTG ggTTACCGGTACTGGGCTGGGATAGGAGTCCTTCAAAGTTGTGAATCTGCTCTGACTCACTACCGACTTGTAGCTAATCACG TTGCTAGTGACATTTCTTTGACTGGCGGCACAGTGGTTCAGCGAATTCGCTTAGCAGATGAAGTAGAAAATCCAGGAATGGCAAGTGGGATGCTAGAAGAAGACCTGATTCAGTACTATCAGTTTTTAGCAGAGAAAGGAGATGTACAAGCACAG GTTGGTCTTGGACAGTTGCACTTGcatggaggaagaggagtaGAGCAAAATCATCAG CGAGCATTTGAGTACTTCAATCAAGCAGCTAATGCTGGAAATTCACATGCCATGGCCTTTCTAGGGAAG ATGTACTCAGAAGGAAGTGATGTTGTACCTCAGAGCAATGAAACAGCTCTTCAGTATTTCAAGAAAGCTGCTGATATG gGTAATCCAGTTGGACAGAGTGGATTAGGAATGGCTTACCTCTACGGAAGAGGTGTTCCAGTG AACTATGAGCTAGCGCTGAAGTATTTCCAGAAGGCTGCAGAACAGGGATGGGTTGATGGACAACTTCAACTAGGTTCCATGTATTACA aTGGCATTGGAGTCAAGCGAGACTATAAACaagctttgaaatattttaacttgGCCTCCCAGGGTGGCCACATTCTGGCTTTTTATAACCTGGCTCAGATGCATGCTACTGGCACTGGAGTGATGCGTTCCTGTCATACTGCTGTTGAG TTGTTCAAGAACGTATGCGAACGGGGACGCTGGTCTGAAAGACTGATGACTGCCTACAACAGCTATAAAGATGGTGATTCAAATTCTGCTGTGGTTCAGTATCTTCTTCTGGCAGAACAAGGCTATGAAGTTGCACAAAGCAATGCTGCTTTCATACTTGATCAGA AAGAAGCTAGCATAGTAGGAGAAAATGAAACCTATCCTCGAGCTTTGCTTCACTGGAATAGAGCAGCTTCTCAAG GATATACTGTTGCAAGAATTAAACTTGGAGATTACCATTTTTATGGCTTTGGTACTGATGTTGATTATGAAACTGCATTTATTCACTATCGACTGGCATCAGAGCAACAGCATAGTGCCCAAGCAATGTTTAATCTGGGCTACATGCATGAGAAGGGATTGGGCATCAAGCAG GATATTCATCTTGCAAAACGATTCTATGACATGGCAGCTGAAGCAAGCCCAGATGCTCAGGTTCCAGTCTTCCTAGCACTTTGCAAGCTTGGAGTGATTTATTCCTTGCAATACGTCCGAGAAATCAAC